CAGGCGCTTGAAGTAGTCGCCCACGGACAGCTCGTCGGTCATGCCCATGCCGCCATGCAGCTGCACCGCCTGCTGGCCGACAAAGCGCCCGGCGCGTGCAACCGTCACCTTGGCAGCCGACAGCATGCGGCGGCGCGCGGCAGGATCGGTTTCGTCCAGCGCCTGCGCCGCCACGTAGGCCATCGACAGCGCCAGTTCCTTCTGCACCAGCATGTCGGCCATGCGGTGCTGCAGTGCCTGGAAGCTGGCCAGCGGCTTGCCGAACTGCTGGCGCGTGCCCAGGTATTCGCCGGTGATCTGGATCAGCTTTTCCATGGCGCCCGCGCCTTCGGCGCACAGCGCAGCGATGCCGTGCTCGAGGCCGACGCCCAGCGCCGCCAGGCCGTCGGCGGCCTGGCCCACCAGTGCGCTGGCCGGCACGGTGACGTTCTGCAGCGACAGGTCGGCGGCGCGCAGGCCGTCGATGGTGGGATAGGCGGTCACGCCCAGGCCCTTGCTGTCGCGCGGCACCAGGAACAGCGCGATCTCGTTGCTGCCGGAAACCCGTGCGGTCAGCAGGTAGGCGTCGGCGGCGGCACCGTGCCAGACCACGCTCTTGGTGCCGCTGATCACGTAGCCGTCGCCGCTGCGCTCGGCGCTGGCGCGGGCCGATTCCGGGCGGTAGCGCGTGGTCGGCTCCAGGTAGGCCAGCGTGACGATGCGTTCGCCCGAGGCGATCGCGGGCAGCCATTCCTGCTTCTGCGCGTCGCTGCCGTAGGCGTTGAGGATGGCCGCGGCCATCACGCCGCTGGGCGTGACCGGCTCCAGCACCAGGCCGCGGCCCAGCTCGCGCTGCACCACCAGCTGGCTGGCGGGGCCTTCGCCGAAGCCGCCGAAATCCGCCGGCACGGTCAGGCCCAGCACGCCCATTTCGGCGAGCTTGTTCCACACGCCGCGATCCAGGCTCTCGCCCTGGCGCGCGCTCTTGCGGCGGGCCTCGAAGGTGTATTCGGTATCGATGAAGCGACGCAGGCTGTCCGCCAGCATCTGTTGCTCTTCGCTGTAGGTAAAGTCCATGTCAGCTATCCCTTCAGAAACCCAGGATCATCTTGGAGATGATGTTCTTCTGCACTTCGGTCGCGCCGCCGTAGATCGAGGTCTTGCGCATGTCGTAGTAGGTGGAGGCGGCGGGGGCGGCCCACTCTGGGCCGGACACCGGCTGCGTGGCGCCCGGCTCGAGCCAGTCCGGCGAATACGGCCAGGCGTTGGGGCCGGCCACTTCCATCATCAGCATGCCCAGGTCCTGCTGCACCTCCGAGCCGCGGATCTTGACGATCGACGCTTCCGGTCCGGGCGTGCCGGCGGCCTGCGTGGCGACGCGCAGCAGCAGCATTTCCAGCGCCATGATGTCCATCTCGACGCGGGCGATCTTGTCGCGCATGCGCACGTCTTCGATCAGCGGGCGGCCGGCGCCGTCGGTGGCCTGGCTGGCGTAATGCTTGAGCTGGCGCAGCTCGCGGTGGCAGTGGCCGATGCCGGCAATGCCGGTGCGCTCGTGGCCGAGCAGGTACTTGGCGTAGGTCCACGCGCGGTTCTCTTCGCCGACCAGGTTCCCCACGGGCACTTCCACGTCCTCGAACCAGGTCTCGTTCACGTCGTGGCCGCCGTCCAGCGTCTTGATCGGGCGCACCGTCACGCCGGGCGACTTCATGTCGATCAGCAGCATGGAGATGCCTTCCTGCGCCTTGGCATCGGGATCGGTGCGCACCAGGCAGAAGATCCAGTCGGCAAAGTGGGCCATCGTGGTCCAGGTCTTCTGGCCGTTGACGATGTACTTGTCGCCGCGGCGCACGGCGCGGGTCTTCAGAGAGGCCAGGTCGGAACCGGAGCCCGGCTCGGAATAGCCCTGGCACCAGAAGTCTTCCACGCCCGGGATGCGCGGCAGGAAGCGCTGCTGCATCTCGGGACTGGCGTACTTCATCAGCACCGGGCCGATCATGGTCAGGCCGAACGGCAGCATGCGCGGCGCGCCGGCGCGGAAGGTCTCGATTTCAAAGATCAGGCGCTGCAGCGCGGTCCAGCCGGTGCCGCCCCATTGCGTGGGCCAGGTGGGAGCGCCCCAGCCGTGGGCCTGCAGGATGCGGTGCCAGCGGACGTAGTCGTCCTTCTCGACGCGCTGGTGGTTGAGCACCTTGTTGCGGATGTCTTCCGGCAGGCTGGCCTGCACGAAAGCGCGGACTTCCTCGCGGAAGGCCTGTTCCTCGGCGGTGAAACGCAAATCCATCTGAATGTCCCCTCGTTACGCGGGCGTCCGCTGCTGGCAAGCAACCGGTGCAGCCCTAGGTGTGCCGGCCGATTGTAGGGCGCGGGGCGTTCTCCATTGCTTTATCAATCATAAAGTCGCCCTTCGTGCCGGCGGAACCACCTGAGCCGGGTGGTGGTGGCGTGGACGAACACGGCCTTAGCCAATTCCAAATACCGCGGCGCGCAGCCTTGCCGCAAACTGGCACGGCCTGCTCAAGTGCGTCGGGGTGCATTCCGGCGCATTTGCCGCCGGCAAGCATCGCCAACCCAGCCGTATCCCGAACGAGCCCAGCCGCATGTCTTCCTTCCGCCCCGAATACATCCACGATATCCCCGGCCACTGGGCCGCGCAGACGCCCGCCGCGCCTTGCCTGTTCGAAAGCGGCGCGGTGATCAGCTATGGCGAACTGTGGCAGCGCATCGAAGCGGCGCGCGACTGGCTGGCGGCGCAGGGCGTGGGCGAAGGCGACCGGGTCATGATGGTCGGCGAGAACTGCAACGAGATGGTGGTGACGCTGTTCGCCAGCAGCCTGCTGCATGCCTGGCCGATCCAGGTCAACGCGCGCTTGTCCGCGCGCGAAATCGACAATATCCGCGACCACGCCCAGCCGGCGCTGGTGCTGTTCACCGGCCATGTGTCCGACGTGGCCGCCGCGCACGGTGCGCGGCTCGGCGCGCAGGCCAGCGCCTGCCCCGTCTTTGCCGACGGCATGCTCGCACTGCGCGCAGCCAGCGCGCCGGAACGCGTGGCCAGCGAACAGGCGCGCCAGGTCGCGACGCTGATCTATACCTCCGGCACCACCGGCGCGCCCAAGGGCGTGATGGTGCCGCATGTCGGCCTGACGCACTTTGCCCGCATCTCCGCCACCTCGCGCGACATGGGGCAGGCGGACGTGGCCTACGGGGCACTGCCGATGTCGCATATCTTCGGCATCGCCACGGTGCTGATGGCTACCCTTTACGCCGGTGCCAGCCTGTTCCTGCGCCCGCGCTTCGACGGCAACGACGTGTTCGAGGCGCTGGCGTCGCCCGGCGTCACCATCCTGCAAGGCGTGCCGACCATGTTCACGCGCATCCTTGCGGTGGCGGCGCAACATGGGGCAGGCCCGGGCAAGTATCCGCGCCTGCGCTACCTGTACACCGGCGGCGCGCCGCTCGATCCCACGCTCAAGCGCGACGTAGAAGCCCTGTTCGGCCAGCCGCTGCACCATGGCTACGGCATCACCGAATATGCCGGCTCGCTCTTCATCACGCGCTTGGACGCGCCGCGTGCCGACTGCTCGGCCGGGCATATCGTCGAAGGCGTCGAAATCGAGATTACCGACGATGCCGGCACGCCTCTGCCCGCAGGCGAGCGCGGCCAGATCCGCGTGCGCGGTCCCGGCGTGATGCTTGGCTACTACCGCAACGCGGAGCAGACGGCTGATGCGCTGTTGCCGGGCGGCTGGCTCAACACCGGCGACCTGGGCTACCTGGATGCCGACGGGGCGCTGTTTATCTCCGGCCGCTCCAAGGACCTGATCATCCGCTCGGGGTTCAACGTCTACCCGATCGAAGTCGAGTCGGTGATCAACGCCTTCCCCGGCGTGCGCCAGTCGGCGGTGGTGGGGCGCCCCGCCAGCGACGGCAACGAAGAGGTGGTCGCCTTTATCGAGACGCAGGAAGGCGCGAGCGTCGATCCCAAGGCGCTCGACGTCTACCTGCGCGAAAGCCTGGCACCGTACAAGCGCCCGGCCGAGATCCGCACCGTCGATGTCATTCCCACTACTGCCAGCGGCAAGCTGCTCAAGCAGCCGCTGCGCGCGCTGCTGGACTGAGCGCCTGAATCCCTTTACCGGGCTGGCGTCATACGCCGGCCCGGGCATTTCAGCCCTATCTGGAGGAGACAACAATGAAAACCTGGACCACACTCGCGGCACTGACCACGACCCTGCTGCTGCAGGGCGCGGCCTGGGCGACGGACGCCTACCCGTCGCGGCCGGTCAAGCTGCTGGTGGGCTATGCCCCCGGCGGCCCGGTCGACACCGCCGCGCGCATCTACGCCGAGCAGCTGGGCCGCGTGCTCAAGCAGCCGGTGGTGGTGGACAACCGCGCCGGCGCCAGCGGCGCCATTGCCGCCGACATGACCGCCAAGGCGACGCCGGATGGCTACACGCTGTACTTTGTCGCCAGCCCCACCATGACCATGACTCCGCTGATCCAGCGTTCGGTCAACTTCAACCCGGTCAAGGATTTCACCTACATCGGCCTGATCACCGACTACACCAACGTGCTGCTGGTGAACAAGGACTTCCCGGCCAGGAACGTCGGCGAACTGGTCGACTACGCGCGCAAGCATCCGCAGGACGTCTCGTTCGGCTCGGCCGGCGTGGGCGCATCGAACCACCTGTCGGCGGAACTGCTGGCGCAGATGAATGGCGTGAAGATGCTGCACGTGCCGTACAAAGGCAACTCGCCGGCGATGGCGGACGTGATGAGCGGCAAGGTGACCTTCATGTTCGATATCACCGGCACCGCCATCGGCCATATCAACGGCGGCAAGGTGCGCGCGCTGGCGGTCACGTCGAAGACGCGCAATCCGGCGCTGCCCACGGTGCCGACCATGATCGAGTCGGGGCAGAAGGACTATGACCTGACTGGATGGTATGCCCTGATCGGGCCGCAGAAGCTGCCGGCGGATGTGGTCGACAAGCTGGTGAAGGCGCAGAAGGCCATCGGCGACGATCCTGCTTATCGGCAGCGGATGGCGGCGGGTGGGTATGACGTCAATGTCAGCACGCCGAAGCAGCTTGGGGATCGGATCCAGCGGGAGCTGGCGCTGTGGGGTGGGGTGGTGAAGAAGGCGGGGATTCAGGCGGATTAAGGGGGATTTTGGGGGCGCTACGGTTAGCTCGGCGTCCTTTCGCCGTGCCCGTGCATGGCGCCTTTGATTGTCGGCCGTTGAACCAGGCGGTTCAAACTGCGACAACATTTCACCAGTGCCACAGATCAAGTCGTGGCCCGAACCCGCAATTCTTCGCAACATGGAGCTTGGCCGCTTCTGAAACTGCCTTGACGTATCGATCCTTCACAATCTGCGCCTTGATTGTGAACGGCAAGCGGCTCTAGACTGACTGGGCTCCTGACACAGCAGGAGCCGGGAGTGAGAACCTGGTTAACGCTACCTCGTCTTCGACCTTACGGAGGTCAGTAATGCTCCAATCCAGCCTCGAACCCGACGCCTTCATCCCGCCTCGACTAGATGATTCGCTTTCGCGTTTCAGTCCCGAAACCCGGCGCGCAGCGCGTGAGGACGCGCTACCTGTCCCCCGGCAACTCTTGTTATTGAATCTGCTGGATCAAGCCGATGCGATTGTGCGAGGCGCGGCCTGCGTACTGACATTGGTGACACACAGCGATTGCGACGCACAGGAAGAAGGAAGCGTAGTCTTGCGGGCGACTACGCTGGATGCCTTGCGAGAGCTCTGCCGGACCTCACTTGAATTGCTGGCCGACAGGGTAGAACAAGTCGCGGAGGGAATTGAGGACGCGATGCCCGGGTAACCAATCGAGGTTGGGCGCTGATTCCCTGAGATGGCAGGCGCCCTTCATGCTCAGAGAATCAGCGCCTGCAGCATCCGCCTGCGGCCCTCGCCCCTTTACCCTTCTATCTCAGCCCACCCCTGCATCGCCTGCCCACCAGCATCATCGCCCGTCCAAAGCACCAGCCGGCCAGCCTGCTCCGGATCGGCCGCGCCGCCAACGGTGATGGTGTCCTGATCAAACAGCGGCGCCAGCCCCCGGAACCCAAAACGCTTCACGCGCGCCTGCGGCTGCTCGCGTGCCACCAGGTCCAGCATCAGCATGGCCTGCATCGGCCCATGCACCACCAGGCCGGGATACCCTTCAACATCGCGGGTATAGCTGCGATCGTAGTGAATACGGTGGCCGTTGAAGGTCAGCGCCGAATAGCGGAACAACATGACCGGGTCGGCCTGCAGCGTGCGCTGCCATTGCGCGGTGTGTTCCAGCCGCGGGCGCGGCGGCTGCGGCTTGGACGGGTCCGGCATGGCGCGGTAGACGATGTCGTGGCGCTCGTTGATCGCGGTCTTGCCGTTGACGGTCAGTTCATGGTCGACCGCGACGAACCACAGTTCGCCGCTGCGGCCGGTCTTGTACTGCACGTCTGCGATGGTGGAGGTGCGCGTGACGGTATCGCCGATATGCAGCGGATGGCTGAAGGTCAGTTCGCTGCCGGCCCACATGCGGCGCGGCAGCGGCACCGGCGGCATGAAGCCGCCGAGGTGCGGGTGGCCGTCGCGGCCGATGTCGCGTTGCTGCGCGCGCGGCAGGAAATACAGCCAGTGCCACAGCGGCGGCAGCGGGCCGGCGGCGACCGCCTCGGGGTCGAGGTCGAAGGTCGCGGCCAGGCCGATCACCGGTTCGGGCGACAGCGTTTCGGTGCGCGATTCGCTGCGGCCGATCCAGCCGCGCAGGCGTTCGAGTTCGGAAGTGGCGTCAGTCATGGGCTTGCAGGTTCGGGGTGGACAGGAAAAGCGGGGCGCTATTGCGCCAGCGCCAGCAGGCGTTTCGCCTGCTCGATCACGGGCCGGTCGACCATCTTGCCATCGACCTGCACGGCATGGCTGCCGCTGGCGGTGGCTGCGAGGACGCGGCGGGCCCAGTCGAGCTGTTCTGCGCTGGGCAGGAAGCCTGCGCGCACCGCGCCCAGCTGCGCCGGGTGGATGCACAGCTTGCCGGCAAAGCCGAGTTCGCGCGCGTAGGCGACGTCGCTGGCCAGCACGGCTTCATCCTTCAGCGCGGTGGTGACGCCGTCCACCGGCGGCGGCAGCCCGGCCACGCGCGAAGCCAGCACGATGCGGGCGCGCGCGAACGCCAGCGCGTCGCGGGTGTGGCTGCAGCCGAGGTCCACCGCATAGTCGAGCGAACCGAACGCCAGCCGTGCCACGCCGCTGGCCGTGGCCACCGTGTCGACCTGGTGCAGGCCTAGGGCGGTCTCGATGATGGCGACCAGCTCACCTTGCGGATTGATGGCGTGCAGCGCCTGCGCGATCTGTGCCAGCGCGGCGGCGTCTTCGGCCTTGGGCACCATCAGCCCGGCCAGCGCCGTGCCGGCCGGCAGCGAGCGCAGCCAGGCCAGGTCGGCGGGAAACGCGGGCGAGGCGCTGTCGTTGATGCGGACCATGGCGCGCGCGGCGGGCTTGCCCGCCAGCCACGCGCCGATCGCCTCGCGCGCGGCGGGCTTGGCGTCGGGGTGCACGGCGTCCTCGAGGTCGAGGATCATCATGTCGGGGCCCGCGGCGGCGGCCTTGTCAAAACGCTCCGGCCGGTCGCCGGGGACGAACAGGTAGGTGACGGCAGTAGTCATGCAGCGTTCCTCAGCGTGCGGCGGGCAGCCAGTCGTTGACGTTGGGCGCCTGCTCCAGTGCCCACACGCGCGCGATGATGGCGCGCATCTCGGCCTCGCTGGCACCGTTGCGGAACGCGCCCAGCTGCAGCGCCTTGGCTTCCAGCTCGGGGCGCGACAGGGTGTTGTCCGGGTCGCCCTTGGGCACGTCCACGCGTGCGGCCAGCGTGCGGCCGTCGGTGGTCTTCACCGTGACGCGGCCGATCCACTGGCGCGGGTAGGCGGCGTTGATCTCCGGGTCGAGTTCCATCGTGACCTTCTCCCGGAAGTCGACGACTTTGGCATCGGGCAGCGCGTGCTGCTCGAATTCCGCCAGGCCGGCGTGGCCGTGCACGGCGACCAGGCCCAGCACCGTGCCCATCGAGAACTTGGCCTGGTGGATGGTGACCGGGTTGACCACCGGGCCGAGCACGTCGATCGCGCCCTGGTGCACATGGGTGGTGACGCTGGCGACCTGGTCGGCGCTGAGGCCTTCGCGCTGCATCAGCACCTTGAGTGCATCGGCTGCCGGATGCGTGTGGCGGCATGAGGCAAAGAACTTGAACGAGGTCTCGGCGGTGGCCCAGCGCGTGCCCAGGCCGTCGGTCAGCGCGGCGGGATCGGCGTCGCTCGACATGCCGGCGGCCATGCCTTGCCTGCCTTCCAGGATCTGCTTCGCGCCGGTGAAGCCCGCGCGCGCCAGCCACGCCGATTGCAGGCCGTCGGCCGCGGCCTTGGCGGTGTGCAGCTGCTTGGAGTCGGCGGCGTCGCGCAGGAATTCCCACAGGCCTGCGGCCTGCGTACCGGCCGAGCCCAGCGCCTGGTTGATGCCTTCGGCATCCAGGTTGTAGAGCTTGGCCACGGCGGCAGCGGCGGCCAGCGTGCCGACGGTGCCGGTGGTGTGGAACACGGTGTAGTGCGAGCGGCCCATGAACTCGCCAATGCGGATGCCGGCCTCATAGCCGGCGATCGACGCCAGCAGCACTTCGGCCCCGGTCTTGCCTTCGGCCTGCGCCGCGGCCACCACGGCCGGGAACACCACCGCGGCCGGGTGCAGCACCGAGCCGTTGTGCACGTCGTCCTGCTCGACCACGTGCGACGAAGCGCCGTTGATCAGCGCGGCGAAGTAGGGCGAGGTGCGGCGGCGGTCGACCAGCACTTCGGCGTCGCCCTGGCCCGGACCCATGGCGGCCGCGAATTCCTGCAGGCGGCGCACGGCCGGTGCGTCCTTGCCGGCGATGGCCGAGGCGATCCAGTCAAGGAACAGGTCCTTGGTGCGCTCGATCACGGGCGCGGGCACGTGCGCCAGCTTGAAGTCGGCCAGGAACTGGCACAGCTGGCGGGTCGGGTAGTTGGTGTCTGCGGCTTGGCTCATGCAGGCTCCGATGCGGAATTGGATTTCGTGGAAATGGAAAAAGCCCGGGGCCCAGTTGCGAGA
This genomic window from Cupriavidus oxalaticus contains:
- a CDS encoding Bug family tripartite tricarboxylate transporter substrate binding protein, with product MKTWTTLAALTTTLLLQGAAWATDAYPSRPVKLLVGYAPGGPVDTAARIYAEQLGRVLKQPVVVDNRAGASGAIAADMTAKATPDGYTLYFVASPTMTMTPLIQRSVNFNPVKDFTYIGLITDYTNVLLVNKDFPARNVGELVDYARKHPQDVSFGSAGVGASNHLSAELLAQMNGVKMLHVPYKGNSPAMADVMSGKVTFMFDITGTAIGHINGGKVRALAVTSKTRNPALPTVPTMIESGQKDYDLTGWYALIGPQKLPADVVDKLVKAQKAIGDDPAYRQRMAAGGYDVNVSTPKQLGDRIQRELALWGGVVKKAGIQAD
- a CDS encoding HpcH/HpaI aldolase/citrate lyase family protein translates to MTTAVTYLFVPGDRPERFDKAAAAGPDMMILDLEDAVHPDAKPAAREAIGAWLAGKPAARAMVRINDSASPAFPADLAWLRSLPAGTALAGLMVPKAEDAAALAQIAQALHAINPQGELVAIIETALGLHQVDTVATASGVARLAFGSLDYAVDLGCSHTRDALAFARARIVLASRVAGLPPPVDGVTTALKDEAVLASDVAYARELGFAGKLCIHPAQLGAVRAGFLPSAEQLDWARRVLAATASGSHAVQVDGKMVDRPVIEQAKRLLALAQ
- a CDS encoding acyl-CoA dehydrogenase family protein, whose product is MDFTYSEEQQMLADSLRRFIDTEYTFEARRKSARQGESLDRGVWNKLAEMGVLGLTVPADFGGFGEGPASQLVVQRELGRGLVLEPVTPSGVMAAAILNAYGSDAQKQEWLPAIASGERIVTLAYLEPTTRYRPESARASAERSGDGYVISGTKSVVWHGAAADAYLLTARVSGSNEIALFLVPRDSKGLGVTAYPTIDGLRAADLSLQNVTVPASALVGQAADGLAALGVGLEHGIAALCAEGAGAMEKLIQITGEYLGTRQQFGKPLASFQALQHRMADMLVQKELALSMAYVAAQALDETDPAARRRMLSAAKVTVARAGRFVGQQAVQLHGGMGMTDELSVGDYFKRLTMLDQLLGDSDYHMQRFGEVMEA
- a CDS encoding FAS1-like dehydratase domain-containing protein; the protein is MTDATSELERLRGWIGRSESRTETLSPEPVIGLAATFDLDPEAVAAGPLPPLWHWLYFLPRAQQRDIGRDGHPHLGGFMPPVPLPRRMWAGSELTFSHPLHIGDTVTRTSTIADVQYKTGRSGELWFVAVDHELTVNGKTAINERHDIVYRAMPDPSKPQPPRPRLEHTAQWQRTLQADPVMLFRYSALTFNGHRIHYDRSYTRDVEGYPGLVVHGPMQAMLMLDLVAREQPQARVKRFGFRGLAPLFDQDTITVGGAADPEQAGRLVLWTGDDAGGQAMQGWAEIEG
- a CDS encoding class I adenylate-forming enzyme family protein — translated: MSSFRPEYIHDIPGHWAAQTPAAPCLFESGAVISYGELWQRIEAARDWLAAQGVGEGDRVMMVGENCNEMVVTLFASSLLHAWPIQVNARLSAREIDNIRDHAQPALVLFTGHVSDVAAAHGARLGAQASACPVFADGMLALRAASAPERVASEQARQVATLIYTSGTTGAPKGVMVPHVGLTHFARISATSRDMGQADVAYGALPMSHIFGIATVLMATLYAGASLFLRPRFDGNDVFEALASPGVTILQGVPTMFTRILAVAAQHGAGPGKYPRLRYLYTGGAPLDPTLKRDVEALFGQPLHHGYGITEYAGSLFITRLDAPRADCSAGHIVEGVEIEITDDAGTPLPAGERGQIRVRGPGVMLGYYRNAEQTADALLPGGWLNTGDLGYLDADGALFISGRSKDLIIRSGFNVYPIEVESVINAFPGVRQSAVVGRPASDGNEEVVAFIETQEGASVDPKALDVYLRESLAPYKRPAEIRTVDVIPTTASGKLLKQPLRALLD
- a CDS encoding MmgE/PrpD family protein, producing the protein MSQAADTNYPTRQLCQFLADFKLAHVPAPVIERTKDLFLDWIASAIAGKDAPAVRRLQEFAAAMGPGQGDAEVLVDRRRTSPYFAALINGASSHVVEQDDVHNGSVLHPAAVVFPAVVAAAQAEGKTGAEVLLASIAGYEAGIRIGEFMGRSHYTVFHTTGTVGTLAAAAAVAKLYNLDAEGINQALGSAGTQAAGLWEFLRDAADSKQLHTAKAAADGLQSAWLARAGFTGAKQILEGRQGMAAGMSSDADPAALTDGLGTRWATAETSFKFFASCRHTHPAADALKVLMQREGLSADQVASVTTHVHQGAIDVLGPVVNPVTIHQAKFSMGTVLGLVAVHGHAGLAEFEQHALPDAKVVDFREKVTMELDPEINAAYPRQWIGRVTVKTTDGRTLAARVDVPKGDPDNTLSRPELEAKALQLGAFRNGASEAEMRAIIARVWALEQAPNVNDWLPAAR
- a CDS encoding acyl-CoA dehydrogenase family protein codes for the protein MDLRFTAEEQAFREEVRAFVQASLPEDIRNKVLNHQRVEKDDYVRWHRILQAHGWGAPTWPTQWGGTGWTALQRLIFEIETFRAGAPRMLPFGLTMIGPVLMKYASPEMQQRFLPRIPGVEDFWCQGYSEPGSGSDLASLKTRAVRRGDKYIVNGQKTWTTMAHFADWIFCLVRTDPDAKAQEGISMLLIDMKSPGVTVRPIKTLDGGHDVNETWFEDVEVPVGNLVGEENRAWTYAKYLLGHERTGIAGIGHCHRELRQLKHYASQATDGAGRPLIEDVRMRDKIARVEMDIMALEMLLLRVATQAAGTPGPEASIVKIRGSEVQQDLGMLMMEVAGPNAWPYSPDWLEPGATQPVSGPEWAAPAASTYYDMRKTSIYGGATEVQKNIISKMILGF